From the Lathyrus oleraceus cultivar Zhongwan6 chromosome 3, CAAS_Psat_ZW6_1.0, whole genome shotgun sequence genome, the window AGCCTCCACAGGCTCCAGTTTCTCGAAATCGGCGACCTCCGCAAGATAACAGAAACCAAAGTCAAGGCCAAGGAAGACATTGTGACAAAAAGCATCTTCAACGTGACCAGATCCCCGTATCGTATACTCAGTTATTACCATATCTTGTTCCACAAGGGGCAATTGTGCCAAAAGAAATACCACCAGCTGTTTATCCCCATGGTCCGAATGCAATATCCCTTTGTGCTCCATCTTCATTCACCTCATGTGATATaccctattctttgagccaaatacaatatccctttgtgctccatcttgtacctcttTGTGAACCAATAGTTGTTTGTGCTAtaaaaccaaacacttaattcattctttttcggttgttccaatacagtgttataggccctcacttgttggttcataccagttttactcttgggttcacatttTCAACCTTGTTGGAGTTTAAAACATAATactttggttcagaccataccttgatcacacttcttttcatcttccaccactagttctttgaaccACAAAGCTCtaaattcctcattgcactatgaggatacgtaggcatgaggggcctaatcctcaccgagcactttatctatttattttcattttcccATTATTTTGCAAGTAATCTTTAGATACAACACTCATTcaagcgagaacaatcaaaacggttcccatggagtaccatgaatgttaggggtgctaataccttccccttacaaaatcgacttccttacccaacatatttctttcccccgggttttatcaatgttttccctttccttcgagaataaataaagttcgatggatactctgttgtatgttcgagcgtgtgacgcgttcgggtatatttctgctTGCTTcagtgatcaagggtcttttaATCACTTGACATATGCTTGTGGCTTACACCACaattacaaaggatttggttgaccaaagtgaCCTTTGGTCAACACTAATCAAGAGGATTAAGATAATAGTTGAGCTATGTACAAAAATAATCTATATtgaattaatcaattaaataaattagACAATTCTGATCAAGGCCCTAAAACTAGGGGAACATGCATTAAAATCAAGATTTTAGGCCCTAAAGGTAAAATAGTCATTATGCTAAAGGTTGATTAATTAGGAAAATAGATCCTAATCAAAACCAAATTAACAATAACCTAATTAGAATTCTAAAACTTAATCAAGTTCCATAACTAATCTAAATAACCACTAAAAATTTAGTCAATTCTATCAACTTAATTACAAAAATTATAATACTAAAATCCTAATTAACTTCTAATTATCCTAATTAAATTAGAACTCTAAAAATCTATTATCCTAATTAAACTAACTACAACCTTAATTTCCTAATTTTCTAATCAATTGCATAAAAATTCTAATTTCTTAATAAGACTAAATACTAATAAAACTTAATAGTTAACTAAAGTAAAAAGCCCAAGCCTGCTGAATCCAAGAGAGAATAGGAAAAGAGATTCCCAGTGTTGGCGGGGAAAATTTTACCCtatacccctacaattgtacccatacccctacatttaaatttttttgaccaaaataccctcatataaatagggtatatttttcGTTTCAAaatttttttaccattttcgttGAAGACTTCCGGAGAAGAAATTTTTTTGGCGTTTTTGcattgtataccggaacacttaagagtaagtcttccggtttgaaaagtgtataccggaacacttctctaAAGTGTTCCGGTTTGTTGTTTTTATGGACACTGAACCGGAAGTCTTctagaaagtcttccggtttgtatacttgtataccggaacactttcttcaagtcttccggtttggatgatgtgtaccggaactcttctttgaagtgttccggtacgtaatttttttttaattatttttttttacattatttttGCAGTGGTTCGAAGAAGAGGTGCAGATGGCCGAATTCCAGTCCGCACGTTAGACCGGggtgcatcttcatctgcagctgcagctgagccgactggatatccaggagggccgtacgatacatcgcttttggtgaagtacgagcatcatgttgctcgacatatatggttcggtgaggtaagtaaacggactatatttgaaaatgaataatagttgaatattttataatttgttttctaatatgtgttttaattgtttttaggaaagaggaccaaagaaagagttgaaggttgccggacatggactgaagttgaattctagggttccattggctcttccaccacagatggagagttgggtatctagatccggtttagcttcactgcagagaacgagtctgaacaagatagacacaaatcttgtctctgcatttgtggaaagatggcatctagagacatcttcatttcacatgccgtttggtgaaatgagcattactttagaTGATGTCGCATGTCTACTTCACTTGCCCATTAGGGGTATCTTTtggagtcctcaggatgtgaCTGAAGAGCTAGCTGTTGAACTTGCTGTTGACTACCTAGGAGTGTCACAGAGTCAGGCACAGTCACATGTTCGGAGCCAAATGTAGGACTCGATTAgtccatgctccaacaaatctatgcctatgtggagtcaaccatgtgtctttcacataattaataaatccactataatcaacacatgcttgctcaagttgatgcaaccgctgactatactcaacctcatcactagcccagacaacttccatccataatgtgtctatcgtcttttgcaggtcattcaccacatgttgtttgcatttggcaccaacgtttttgttaatgtgaaatctacatagcaaattaatcgagttgggaaacacaacttcaattgctttcatcaaagcaagatctctatctgtcaaaatcacttgtggacacatgtctttcttcacaaacaactcttttaatttctccaatacccagcaaaaattctctgtttgctcagactccatatatgcaaatccaacagcaaaagtcaactcagtcgatgtcatgccaacaatttcaaacaaaggttgtctatatttgtttgtcttgtaggtgttatccataactaacacaatcggaaatatattcaacaacttcactgaatcaggatgtgcccaaaatatctctctcaccacttccgagtcatccttttttctactccaatatacatatcctgcatcctcaataagcttaaacagatgttgtatctcactccttggacctcttatctctttttctatcacactcttatgcttgtatacttgcgtaatacgagtgacattctcaggaaacttgtcttgcaaggaaagcaaaatgtttctaggtgctacatgtctctttgccaaatcagcgacatgttgcttctcatctgtggtcaacctaccaataaacgaatgaccttctaatctatcaggtaaaccatgattatgtaacccacattttacatcaatcttccaaccagatccatctttcgccggagttgacctgattttaaatggacatccacatttcttggacgcactttgggtaccactatcactaatcttgtgtttcccacctttatcacagccaaatattattttgttacttctccctctcttcaccgtttcagtatctgaacgactgataataacagttactttattgtcgattccaacctctttaatccatctgataacctcttctcgtataccaaatctttccgtcgtcataaacgcatcagtagtatctacacatattttgggaagattttccatttctgtaaaaaaaaaaaaaaaaaaattaaaaaaaaaaaaattacaaaaaaaaaataaaaaaacacgTACCGGAAGACTTAAAGAAAGacttccggtacacaaaaaaagcaaaccggaacacttctccAAACAGTTCCGGTatgcaatttttttttgaaatttttttatgtgaaccggaactctttccttaagtgttccggtttgctttttttgtgttccggaagtcttcccaaaagtcttccggtttggaaaattacataccggaagtctttttgcaagtgttccggtgcgaggggtgtgaaagtgtaatttttggaattttcaactgaatggtaaaaatgaaatggtaaattggttaaaaccaattaagggtaaaatgagaatttttaaatttttgtaggggtatgggattaattgtaggggtacaaggtaaaattttcGTTGGCGGGAGGTATGCAGATAGAAGGTTCTTGGGCTTTAGGCCCAAGCTGCAAGCAGTAAGGGTCCGAGTTGCAAATGGAAGTGATCCGGATTCTCCAACCAATAGGTCATGCAACGCTCTTTCAAATCTCCCTCTCCATTAAACATAGTATTGAACGAATAAGGAAAAGAGAGGATGCTTCAACTACGTGTGTATCCGCACCCTTGCTTCGTCACGATATGCGTTTGCGAATCTTTGGTGTTCCGGCTCCAATGGCTACATGACGTCGTGATCCCCGCGTCTTCTTCTCCCTCAGAATCGCGATCGAAAATACGGAAAAAGCGCTTATATGTGAAGATGAAAATAGCTTAATCGGGACAAATACACCTACTGAGTCACGTCTTCAATATCAAGAAGAAGTCGTGCCGGTTTGATTGCTCCATCGCGTTTCACTTTGTGTCGTAGATTTAAGGTCAGAGTAAGGACCATAAACTCGGAGTTCAATCCTCCTTCAGAACGGTACAAATAAAAAGGAAACAAGGAGGTGACCGACACCGCGATCCGTAAATTGCGATCAGATCGGCTTGAAGAATGAAACGGACTCGCGGCGCAATGGAGCTTTGAAGAGGAAAAACGGAATCGAGGCTATGAACTCACTGACTCAGGTATTCACCTACTTCTTCTATGCTTTCTATTCTCTTCTTCTTCATTCTGTTCTAATCGCTTCTCTTGTTATTCCTCATCCCAGAATCTTCTTCTTATCGCTTCCTGTGTGTGATTCTGTTTCTGGCGCGATTCGGTTGTTACAGGTACTTGACGTTGCCGAATGAAAGATTTGCTGCAGACTGTGAGTGCGGGACCTGCTGCAGGATGGTGAATGGAACATGAAGATGGTGAATGGAACAGGAAGATGGTGAATGGAATGGAGATGCAAGTGGAATATAAGATGAAGGATGAAGTGGAATAGAAGATGAAGTAGCAGATTGGAGAAGATTGAAGATTGATTTATAGTATTCCAAAATCCGTTAGAAATTCATCTCAAACTCATCTAAAATACATCTTAAATTTAGAGTTAGTTAGCAAATTCGTTTGAGTTAGTTCATACTGTTAAAAATAATCTATTAGTTAGTTATGCTGTGAGTTACTGTTAGTTGTTATCAAATGAAACCGAACTGTCATGTTATTAGTTGGCTTAAAAATCCCCTTTCCGAACAACTGTTGGTTCCGTTAAAAATGTTTGATGCCTAAGCTTTAATTGATGAATTAAATTTGTTAACAAGTCAGTATGGAATTTTGTTTTAAGTATTTAGTGAATGTGGATTCTGTTAAGTTAATTAACTTGGATATCCTGTTAGATTATAAATTGATAATATAGACCAAATTTGAACTGCTTATGTTAAAATACTTTGCCAGGACCAATTAACTGATGTTTGCATCAATAACTATTGTTAACAGGGTCAAATGCAAATTCAAGGTAAATGTCTTTGGTTAATTATGAGATTATCGTGAATTGGGTTGTTTATTGACTTTCGCCATGCACTACGATTGTGAACTTATTATGCAGGTTGTTGCTTGGCTGAGTTTGGATGCCGTAGGCTTGGAAATGTGACGTCAATGTCATTAGTTGTAGGTGAAATGATGCATATTTATTAAACTTTTTTGCTGCAATGCTGGTTGTGTGATGCCTGGGGTAACTTTTTTCCAGCCCCGCCTCTTTCCTGAAATTAATTTTCTACTGTGCCCGAGTCTGAAAAAAAAATCTCAATCTGCCCCCTTTTTCTTATTTGGCTCGTCCAATGGTTGGACGAGGGCATGAAGGCCCATTACGCACAGTGTGGGCTCGGCCAATCAATGGCCGAGGGCATGAagaagttttttttttttttaatattttaaatactttattaaatagttttctaattattattaaatagttttttaattaattctatatttaattaatataattgatttttttaaaaataataataatttttttataaaaatatttaaaataaaatgtaaataataatagtttttcatgataataattttttttttgatattattatttttaaaatattaataataaaaataatttttagaatattaataatagaaataatttgTTTTTTTAAGAATTACAATGGAAGAAATACATTTTATTGATATAATGGAAGCAATACATTTTATTAATAGTGACCGCTTGTTCCACATCTTGTGCCAACTTTTTTGCGTTTTCCCTTGTCCAAGTCTTCTTGTCTTTGTCTTGCGGGAGACGAAGATGAGTCGGAAGACAATTCATCAAGGGCgtcttgttgttgttgatgttgttgacTTTGATGTTGTTGTGATGTGTTTGGAGGCATATCCATACCGTCGAGTTCTTGAATGCCAAAAGAAGGCATACTCATTAAATGGTCATCGGTGAGGTCAAAGTTGGGTAGTGAATGTGTGGCTTGTGTGTAGGTTTCGGGTTGAGTGTGTTGGATAGGAGGATAATACACATCATCAGGGTTGTATGTGGGAGTGGGATGCGCGAATGCTGTGTTAGAAGGTTGGGGTTGAGAATGAGGGTTTGAGTATTCAAAGTTGGGTTGAGGAATTGGAGTGTATTGTATGGGTGGGCGTAGGttggtttgttgttgatattgttggttgTAAAAGTAGTTTGTTTGAGGGAATGGAGTTTGGGGATTATGGTGTTGGGTTGAGGTGGAATAAATGGTGTGTTGTTGGGTGGTCTGGGTGTGTTGGTATGTTTGTTGAGCTGAGGATGATGGTTGGTTATGTTGTTGTGGGGGTGATGTTGTTTGTTGGGTTGAAGAAGCTACACGTTGACGGAGATCATTCAAAAATTGTGTCGGAGCAACGTGCATAAAAGGAATTGATAAAAACCAATTCATGTATTCTCTACCCGACTTAGACTCACCAATTACCGAGTTTCCTTGTAACACCAAATGCCTTCTTCTTTTCCATTCTTTCAGCTCTTCTTTATTTAAATCTTGCCAATGCGTGTCCCAAGCTTGGACCATAGTCATGTTATGGTGTTCACTTAGACATCTTGGCGGAGACAGTATTTGTTGTTCAAATCCAAATTGGAGTTTGACTTGATCCGTCTGATGCATCTCAACGGTATAGAAACATATCATATATGTTGTTGCACTCCAGACTCGGCTGTCATTATAATCAGGCACTGGATATTGTATGTACGATCTCCAAATAAACTGTTAAAAGAAATATAACTATTAGTatgtataaaataaatttaaataagtttaatattagaatgtataaaataaatttaaataagtttaatattataattaatattagaatgtataaaataaatttaaataagtttAATTTTATAATTAATCATTCTTACATCGTTTTCTTCCATGTGTTCTATTGCAACACGGTACCCTCGTAGATGATGACGAGGATTATTTCCATAATTCATTCCTCGTTTGCACCATCTtgcatattaaaaaaaaatacgTTAAAGTGACGTATAAATAATTTTGATAAATATaaattgcatttaaatgaaaaTCGTTACCTTAATACAGGTATATCATATCATACAAAAAAGCATGGATTGCAAAGTGTAAGGCAATTGAGTCGCTGTATGGAAATTGGGAGACATCTTACAACGATCTTCCGCAGTGGATACTGGTAATGAAAACATATCTACCATGTACCATTACAGAATTATAATCCTTACCTGTGATTTCAAATGATGGTTCATACTTGGGTGACCAAAGGATATTTCATCGTCTGTTTTGGGCGTTTAGACCATGTATACGTGGTTTCGCGTATTGTAAACCAATTGTGCAGGTTGATGGAACTTTGTTGTATGGCAAGTACAGAGGGACTCTGTTGATGGCTGTGGCACAGGATGGGAACGGGAACATATTTCCGATAGCGTTCACATTTGTTGAAAGTGAGACAAAGGAAGCCtggagtttctttcttaagaaTTTGAGAATGCATGTTACCCCCAAAGCAAATCTATGCCTAATATCAGACAGACATGAATCGATAAAGAGTGCATACAACAACCCGGAAAATGGATGGCAGTTTCCTCCTTCATCACacgtctattgcattagacatattgcgCAAAACTTCATGCGCGAGATTAAAGACAAGGATCTGCGGAAAATAGTTGTTAACATGGGTTATGCGTTAACAGAGGCAACATTTAACTACTATCTGGGGGAAATCCGAAGAACAAAAACGACGCTTTATCATGGATAGACAACATCCCTCGCGAGAAGTGGGCAAGGCCATTTGACGGAGGGCAACACTGGGGTCACATGACAACTAACCTAGCAGAAGCAATGAACTCGGTGCTAAAAGAAACCCGAAACCTTCCAATCACTGCATTGGTCAAATCTATGTACTATCGTTTAGGATCACTATTTGGTAGAAGAGGCCATCAGTGGACAAAAATGTTAGCCTCTGAGCAGGTTTTCACTGATAACTGCAACAAGGGGATGACTGAGGAAGTCATCAAAGCTAACACGCACAACGTCATGCAGTTCGATCGAGAGAGATTTTATTTCATGGTCCAAGAGAAGATTAATCATAACAACGATCGACCAACCAGAACGTTCAACGTTGATCTGAGGAAACAACACTGTGACTGTGGGAAATTTCAGGCATTTCACTTACCTTACTCCCATGTAATCGCAGCATGTTCGAGCATACGCCAGGACTATTCCATTCACATTCCAGACGTCTTCAAAATTCTTAACGTCTTCATGGTCTATCAGGAGAGTTTCCTAGGACTTCCCCATGAGGAGAATTGGCCACAATATGAAGGATTTACTCTTTGCCACGACGACTctatgagaaggaggaagaaagGGCGCCCAAACAGCACCAGGATTAGAACCGAGATGGACGACGTTGAGAAGGAAAAGAGAAGGTGTGGAATTTGCCATGAAATAGGACACATGCGTAGGAAATGTCCTAATGTTGCAGGACCATCCCAACGACCTTCCAG encodes:
- the LOC127131689 gene encoding protein MAIN-LIKE 1-like, yielding MESWVSRSGLASLQRTSLNKIDTNLVSAFVERWHLETSSFHMPFGEMSITLDDVACLLHLPIRGIFWSPQDVTEELAVELAVDYLGVSQSQAQSHVRSQM